The Anoplolepis gracilipes chromosome 7, ASM4749672v1, whole genome shotgun sequence genome segment tctattttttaatttgacacaaggtgttaatattgaaaaatattatataggttTAGGAACCAGCAATACAGGAATAAATACGATGGTAGATACCCacaattattacgtatatgaAAATCAACGTTGGAATCCAGTAACTGGATATACCGCGCATGGACTTCCAACAGATCGTTACATGTGGAGTGATGTAACTGGACGGCACAAACGCACGCGAGAGCATACAAAGTTATTGTCAATGCACTGGCATTGGGTAAGtggaaataaagagaaaatgggagaaaaggaaaagagaaaactatttatttacgcATTTCTCTCGCCTGTTTTTGATATGAAAGATGATAGAAAAGATACGATACATAGaaatcatattcattattacaaCATCTTGCTTTAATTCTCTACTTTAATACTCTAATAGTCTCtactgatatattttaaagatatcggATTGGATTGTCGACTTTCACACACCCGGTGGGATTGATCGAGATGGGTGGCAATACGCTACTGATTTCCCCTCGCAATATCATGGTAAGAAACAATTTACCGATTATGTTCGACGAAGACGATGGTTTAGAAGATGTCAATTAACAACCAGCGGACCCTGGCAAGAACTAGGAAATACCAAACTCGTTGATGTCTCTTTATATGTACGTCTTTAATCGTTTAAACTTTACATCTTTCAACCAAATAAAGCATCCTAAATGTTTCTTGATTAATTAGGCAACTGGAAAGCCTGGCACAGATGCTCCTATTCATGTCTGGGCAGTTGCCGCAAACGGCGAGGCTTTATTCAGACGAGGCGTTTCGGAATCTTGTCCAATGGTATGAccagataaattatatttattcagggtatttataaaagaactccggagtttcaaaaattcatatttaattcattaagtGAGATACATTTATTCTGTTTGTTCGAGGGTGTTCAGCAATTCAAaaagttttgttttataaacatCTTGTATGATAGAGGACACGCATGCACACAacgcgcgcgtgtgtatgtatttattatatacatactagGACTAAATgactaaaattatttgaatcgGGTATTCCGATATCCAGCTATGTCTATTAGCCGAAATTCATTGCTAGTATCTAGATATCACTGTTTGATTCGGGTAGCGAGACCGTTCTACTTGTGTATCTGTATTATCTGAATTATCCCGTATTTGTATCATTCGCTACTTTTACGGTCTAAATAGTTgacgtttttatttatatttaatacaaagaattaataattacacaatataACAATTGAACAGTTTAGCgcgttattattatactatactGTTACTCTATTCAttctttgtattaaatataaataattcacattATGAATTATTTGGACGATAAGAGTAGCAAACGACACAAGTACGGGATAATTCGGATAATTCAGATAAAACAGACACACGAGTAGAATGGTCTCACTATTCGGATGAGACGGTCCAGGTATTGTATTTAGGTACTACCCATGCGTTTCGGCTAATGAATAGGCACTCGAATATCCGGGTATTATCAGCTgtaacacatacatattaattattaaagtaatcaaGTAGTAGACATAGCAATACtttattgacaattttttatagcattttatatattatagggTGTATCATGGGAACATATACCAAGCGACCAAcctctaattaatatatcgtgCGGTCCATGTGGACAAGTATGGGCTGTTGGCAAAAACGGGTCCTCCTGCTGGAGACTAGGCATCAGTGCTACAAAATCAACTGGTATCAAATTCACAGAATATTATCATTAGAATAtagataacaattattttttttttttaacagtttgtgcaataatttaacatgtttaatatacatttttttccactCTCTTATCTTTTTTCCCTCCTTTCTTCTCATTTtgcctctctttctcactcacTCATATTCTCACACTTATTCTCACTTTCACTCACTCGcttattcattcattcattcattcattcattcattcattcattcattcattcgtTTATTCATTCACTTAAGGTAGACAATATTCTGTTGATATTGTAGGTGTACAGTGGCAGACTGTCGAACCTCCTTCAGGAGCTCAATTGAAACAAATTTCAGTAGGACATGATATAGTATGGGCTTTAGATACAAATGGTAGATTATCAGTGCGCCGAGAGATACAATCCAATGTTTTTCCTGAAGGAACCCATTGGCAAACATTACCCGCTATGCCAAACGATCCTATTCACATaggtatacaaaatattttcttttctcgcgAGTTTATTATGTATCATTATatcttcaaattaatttacatgcTTGTAGATATGTCAGTATTAAATGCGAAACAAGGATTCCGACAAGTATCCATCTCAAGAGAAAAGGGACAAGTTTGGGCAATTTCAGGAGCTGGTATTGTCTGTCGAAGAATTGGTATTACGGATGAAAATTCAGCTGGAACCGGATGGGTAACTGGTATAGGGGTAAGtggcaaaaattttttcagacgGGGAAAATGtaggataaaattataataagatccagaatagaatatacaattatgttttaatataaaatatagataaaaataaaggtacattttctcttaatattgcgagtaatatttaagaatatcacttgtcttattataaaatacatataatattgaattcaattgaaacattttttataaaaacagcccttcaaaattataaaatgagatatttttgGCAGAAATGTCTTTTGAGCTATAGGGGGCTATTTTTGAATCAGTCTACCTTATATCTTGCTTTATTTtgcacaaatattttactatgttcgaatgtatgattttttttataaaggcTGTTTTTGTAAGAAACGCttcaattgatatttaaatatttctaaatgaaaattaaccaaaaaatgcaaaagatttttttaattctctctcataatatcatataaaatctcataattagaaaataaaatttcgatttattCCTAACAGGCAAACTGGCAACATATAAGTCTTGGAgggtttataaataaaacaaagtgATATCGGTACTGCgcgataattttacaattattatagtaatttaaaacataagaATTTCGTAATTGCCTTGTAAAATATGgtattatgtgtgtgtatacatgtgCATTATGCAGAAATGTCTCTATGCCAATTTTTAGatagtaattatatctataggatgaattatgtattatatacttgACACTGatcatattaaaaacaaaaaaaaaaacttttgccagaatataagaaataatctaAAGAAGATGAGatgactaaaataatatatgacacacacacgcgtacgtgcgtgcgtgcgtgcgtgcatgcgtgcacGCATAaagatttgataaattattattataatgttactGGTAGCTGATTATTGTTTATCGTTACAGTTACTTTATTTTCTGTAACATTAACGTTGTCACGAAAATTTCATGGAATTTCTGTaatggaaagaaaaaactatgtcatattttttcgGTAACGAAAAACAGTTCGACAGTTTAGAAACTTTTCAAAATGATCTGATTTtcatacaaatacatataaagagcattaaattcttttaaatattaaataaacatattaacaaTCAATCAATTTTACTTGAAACATATCGTGCAATTCTTATAAACTTTTGctgattaaaaatgaatttgactcgtaaattattttcacatcaGGACTTTGAAATTGCATCAAAATTGAAGGTATAAAAGAAGCTATTGGCCGCTCTACAATCTCTTACAAAtcttgataaaagaaaaaactaaaatctttttttatttatataaaatttggtgatcttaagcaaaaaaagtttgttagtaattatttttttttttttaattaatcagacaaaagtttttcttattagagatatgattaaaattctaaattattatcaattcttTTCTATATTAGTAGTGATATATCAATAactatatatcaatattataactatgtcaatattgaaattatattacttttgttacatttttatataaaaaatgtaaactttatgtgtgtatatgtatatgtgtatgttttatatataacttgtactaaaaattgtattaaaaatctttacaaGTCGTTACTTTTTTAGTCACAGTaatgaatttttcttataaaataaattttcaatttaccacatacatacatacatacatatgacaTAATGGTTTAcatcatttattaaactttattatcatCACGTATGCTTTAcactttatacaataaaattacatgataattattagttttataatgaataatgatttgTTAATTTTCTAGTATCCTcgagatatgaaaaataataatgaacagATAATTATGATAACATGTATCTCTAGTAGAATAtagcagaatatatatacacacaaaagtatagtaaaattaaaaatattaatttgtaatataggCATTCCAGTAATCGtggaaattttgaatattatctataaactgtttattttaatttttatctttcatataaaGATTTCATATAGATTTATGAccgttgattataattaatgtgtcTGGTGTGTGTTTTTATAACaagtcattaattttattttgcgctGCAAAAAAAAcgagtataattaatatttttaatatgtacaaagatagagagattaaataataacgcattattgtaaaataaggctttatttaagaaaagataattaattatatacaattatcttacatatattatattgactaTTCCAATTATATTGTCAATGTATTAAATCgacattattctatatattaacgCATTTATTCTTACTTTACCAATGTAAAGAGCACaagttatttctattttataaataaatatcacataaTATGAAATGTGCTCTTTTATTATGTAACGCTTGCTATTATTAgtaatactattatttatcatataaatatatatatatatatatatatatatatgattttactttgtatcataaaaatacataaatactgctatattatttctttgttgCTATGAATATGCAGACAAGATATGGAggttttttaagtaaatatacagacatcaattaattaatatattagattcAACTGTCAATGAGGCATTGTAAAACAGGCaatctctaatttttattatcccagtattaaaaatgtattattttattatagatattaatttatacatacattttaaatgatataagaaCAACACACTTTaatctgaaagaaaaattataaaattatcttgtttAGTTACGGAGTTCTAAGAAATTGGTCTCTCCTGTAAAATAGAGTCAAGTGAAGATTGCCGGTTTTGGTTCTAGACTCCTTGACTAAAGTCGTTGTTTCTTAAAAGTCTCAATCTGTTtcatatatctaataataatataattaaaaagttaaaaagaagagatgacatttaattataatcttagtaGAGAAagtaatttgtgaaaaataataactaaagtaaaagaataatatttcataatttttgctCTTGAATGATTAAGACGaacgtgtgcgtgtgtgcgcgtgcgtgGGCGGGCGGGCgtaaacacatacacacatacaaatttaatgaTCAAAACGATGTCACTATTCTAAACTTTTCCACATAAGTTTGTTGTAATTTCTTGCTATCCGCCTTATCTTTTTTACCTTGCTCACTGTGATTAATTCCATAAAATCCATAGATACAAAATCCTGTAAGGAATGGAAATTTACGTTTGATTAGGcatttagattaattatatgtcttataattttttacataagatTTACCAATCAGTAACCAAGTAGCAAATCTAATCCATGTAAAGACGTCTAGTTggaacattaaatatatgtttataaaaatactaagaCAGGGAATAAGTGGAACGAAAGGTACCTATAAacacagaaatatattaaattgtatgcgtgcgtgtatcacatacatacatacatacatacacacacacatacacacacacacacacacacacacacacacacaaagtgTCTGGTAATGATTGAAGAAACTAACGTTCGTGAGCATTAGGTAAAGCGCAGCAAACTGActagaaaaagttttttatcaaaaaatttgcaattttcgcaataattattgaaatattaattaaaaaagtagcGAATGAGCGCAGCTCTCtaaactatacatatacatgataTACGCTCTAGTCTTGCCAGCGGTAGGTGTTGCACGGCAACAAAAAGTTTGACCAACACTTTTGTCCACTCGCTGATGATGACGTGTATTATGTATTCCGACTCTCGCCGACGCATATCTTTTTATCGCGTCTAGCTAGCTGTGCGAAACGCGCGCTCACTCgccaatcttttttaattaatatttcaataattattgcaaaaattacgaaatatatatataagggaGATTTTTCTATTTGGTTTATCTGCGTTTTATCTTTGCACAAGCAGGTAAAATTGAACGGTTGGTTCAATCTTTACcgaacatcctgtatatacaggACTTTCGCCACATATCCTTTATCCTTTTCTTACCTTGAAAGATAATTTAGTCTTTTGTATTGGTTGCCTACCAATAGCGGCCAAGTTCAAGAAAAGAACAATCACAAATACAACTAGTATCACAGATATTACCACATTTCCTGCAAGCAGGTACGCGCTCATATTACTGATCAAAAACGTGATGATGCATATAACGATACCTGtaacgataattaaattttgcatattgCAAGTGAATTCCTAGAGTTTAATACGtacatttatatcatatatctatAACATCACATTTATCACATTTCAATGTACCTtctaatatgaatattactaataatatatacattaattgctAATGTTTTTGTTCCCGCTCAAAAAATCCCGTGCTGAAAGATCTgttattaaagagaaattttctgcgtctttgttcaactttcaataagtaacaaaaatagaacGGTACAACCTGTAATCCGCGTAAACTGTAATGCGGGTAAACTTTTCTCTAATGCCGGATTAGAAGTACGCGATAATCTAATCAGTGCTCatcaacaattaatatatatcagtaTAATTCATTTACATACAAATCTACATAAACTCACAAAGTAAGGCGATTCCGATATTTGCAATTCTATTAGAGAGTTCCGTTGGTTCCTTctgattatgtaaattaaatagttctttaaatatatttacagattGATAATCACTGCTCATTAACGGTATAGCAGGAGCGCTGTCAGAGTTTGTATCTTTttgatatctataaaataaaaacttatatattgtataaatattttatatatatatatatatatatatatatatatatatatatatatatatatatattctcactcgaaaaatatttgtgtaaacGAACCATTACCTTAATATTAACACGCATATCGCTACTATTGTATATGCGAGTAAAGTGCCGATAGACATCATGTCAATCAATTGCTGCAAATTGAAGGCAAGTGTCATAAGACCTAGAACATAGAGTATAGTTTCTATCAAAGTTATTAACAGTAAATAAACAAGAATATCAAGATATGTGAGATATTCTTGTTTATTtacctttatttatttatatatatatatatattttttttttctttttccttttttctcaaATCTAATAAGTTTTCACAAACCACTAAGTAAACCAGAGAGCAGCGTGCCATGTATAGGCGTCATAGTTTTAGAATGCACTTTGGAAAGAATCTTGAATATTATTCCGTCATTAGCCATGGCATATAATACACGCGGTAAAGGAAACATAGCGCCCAGAAGACTGGTACATAGCGCGAATACTGCGCCTATGTTGACGATCCATTTAATGACAGGCCATCCAATCTCGTCAAACGCGTGTGGAAACGGTGCGTCGGCATTCTAAACACACAAGTTTGCAAATTCTAAATGCATTCAGACTAGGTATTTTGTAAGttttaattacgattataACAAGTTATAGCTTATAAATCATACTTGAGCGTAATAAGGCAGTATCATCGTAAGGACCGTAGAGATACCAAAATACgctacaaatataataacgagGGATAGTATGATCGCTAGAGGAATGTGACGCTGAGGATTCTTTGCTTCTTCGCCGGTGGTGGCGACGGTATCGAAACCGACGAATCCGTAAAAACATTTGGCCGCTCCGGTCATTACTCCACTGATACCAAATGGCATAAATCCGCCGGTTCCGCCATTTTTCACGGAATTTGGAATGTCCTTGGATGCGATGAACCAGTTTGATGAATCggctataagaatatttaatgtatttattttattattaattatacacgtACAATCAGCGAGcattattaaatctaaaaattgtaAGGAAGAAATGTGCAAAacacttattataaaaatattatttccctATCCATCCATCCGTCCATCCGTCCATCCGTCCATCCGTCCATCCGTCCATCCATCCCTCACGTAAAAGATGTGAAAGAGTAAGAATCTAAAATCTAGAGTTACAATTTAACTTACCAGCTTACCTTTTATCGACCCTGCGATAATAACGATTATGATCGTTATCAAGTTTATAacggtaaatatattgtttaagaTCGACGACTCCCTTACTCCTACGCACAATAGTACTACTAGTAGCATGACCATTGCAAAGGCGAAAAAATCGGGATACTCTGACAGAAAAGATATATCTATGGGCATAAGAGAACGCAGAGTATTACCCATGACATTTCCTGTCAATGCATCGATATAATTACTGAGCCCACGAGCAACGCTCGCTGTACCTGTGAAAAATCATTCCGTGgcatattatacatgtatgtaaatgtaaacaaaatcggctttttttctttatttcacaCATACACTCACCAATTacgtattctaaaattaaattccatCCTATCACGAAGGCAATAAACTCTCCTACTGTTACATAACTATAAACATACGCTGAACCGGCTTTCGGCACTCTCGCTGCAAATTCCGCGTAGCACATACCTACAATGTACAATACCTATATGTATCCTGCGTGtataaaacacatatatataaataaataaatacatatttatatacagggtgttcgacAACAGGACAAAATTTAAAGAGTGATTCTACATGATAAAATGagacaaaaatcaagaataacaaaattgttatGAAGGTTTcgtttttttagttaaattttgTCTCACCTGTTGTCgaacattttgttatataaactcatctatatataaatatatatatatatatatatatatatatatatatatatatatatatatatatatatataaactctcCTCACAAAAATGAGAGAAacacataatttttcttaaaacaaaatagataaaattcagTCTGctgtaacttttaaaaatgaataaaatttcgattCAAAGGGTTCTAAAGCTTTAAATCTCTACTTTCGAAAAGtcactattatttttgtatttctgtaagtttaataatttttacatatagcaAACTACAAGCTGGACAAAATTTTGACTTTGATCGCTCAATAATtcctaaataattaaaactcatCGTACCGCGATTCAAAAAATAGATTCTCAAAGCTAAAACTTTGCTCTATCGAATTGtataattgtcaaatttttaaaaaatatagacataatgcaaatggataaaaataacgtaaaaattattaacaacgATATTTCCTTTCATTTTAACcgagaaaataattagaacaacaacaaaaaatttattctttgcgttcttttttgtatttctaacaataagtaagtattgtgaatttgaaaaaaatttgccgAATAGctatgagattttttttcatagattttTTCCTAACCactatgttataaaataaaaacgtacAAGGAATTATGAAAATgcttaatttaatagaaaaaataaaattcaacgaaatgttaaaaaatgagTTTTCAGTGTATTGTGACATTTCATTGACCtctactaacaataaatatcagcaaaaataaaaaatttttttaaatttctgtttaCCGAAAGTACTGCGCACggtttttatagaaattaaatttcggTTTCTGatgtattcttaatttttaatttgtttaaaattaaacaatttcacaattttttgtaCGTTTTGCTCTATAAAAGCACAGCCACTAAGAAAAGTTTCATAGCTATTCGGAATGGTGGCTGTTTTAGAACAAACATGTAAAGTTtagacatatttataaatgtatttgtaaAGGTAATTctgagacattttttttacctgCGAAAGCAGACGCAATGGCAGCAATGAGGAAAGAGATACAAACGGCAGGGCCAGCTGTGTCTTTGGCCACGCTTCCAGCAAGAACGTAAACGCCTAAACCGAGAGTCGCACCTACGCCGAGTGCGGTTAAATCAAATAGACCAAGGACTCGTGCCAATTGTTCATCTTTTACCTCTTCAGGCTCTTCTACGCGCTTTCGCGACAACGTTTTCCACAACCGGCTCGTCATACTGACTCAGTTcctgcatatattattttaatcgaaagtgcaaaatattattcccAAATTACTATACCGAGTGTCcggtaaagattgaatcaacgctCGTGGGCAGCATagagcgcattaaactgaacataaaagtcttttaccattttgcgattttcgcaataattactgagaaattaattaaaaaatatcgaccaattcGTGTAAGTATTAGCACGTGGCGAGAAAAGCCAGCAGCCAGCAGCCAGCTCGCTGTCAGCTGTCACGCGGTTGCTAGTCGCGCGTCGCGCGCATAGTAACACCTTGTAACAGCGGGCTGTCTCTTTTCGCAGAgctctaaataatatattggtcgatactttttaattaatttctcaataattattgcgaaaattgcaaaatggtaaaggacttttctgttcacgaacgttgattcaatctttaccggacactctgtattttgtatataatagcTCTATCTCTATAGTATGCATAATGTACgaattaataatctattaaaGATATGGTAACTGTATAAAAGTGTAAAGAGGTCAGAATATTgtgcatgcacgcacgcacgcacgcacgcacgcacgcacgcacgcacgcacgcacgcacgcacgcatgcacacatttttaaatatttttttttccccgcTATCTTATGCATAATTCAAGAACAACTCTAACAAGAAttc includes the following:
- the Slif gene encoding cationic amino acid transporter 3 isoform X1, with protein sequence MTSRLWKTLSRKRVEEPEEVKDEQLARVLGLFDLTALGVGATLGLGVYVLAGSVAKDTAGPAVCISFLIAAIASAFAGMCYAEFAARVPKAGSAYVYSYVTVGEFIAFVIGWNLILEYVIGTASVARGLSNYIDALTGNVMGNTLRSLMPIDISFLSEYPDFFAFAMVMLLVVLLCVGVRESSILNNIFTVINLITIIIVIIAGSIKADSSNWFIASKDIPNSVKNGGTGGFMPFGISGVMTGAAKCFYGFVGFDTVATTGEEAKNPQRHIPLAIILSLVIIFVAYFGISTVLTMILPYYAQNADAPFPHAFDEIGWPVIKWIVNIGAVFALCTSLLGAMFPLPRVLYAMANDGIIFKILSKVHSKTMTPIHGTLLSGLLSGLMTLAFNLQQLIDMMSIGTLLAYTIVAICVLILRYQKDTNSDSAPAIPLMSSDYQSVNIFKELFNLHNQKEPTELSNRIANIGIALLCIVICIITFLISNMSAYLLAGNVVISVILVVFVIVLFLNLAAIGRQPIQKTKLSFKVPFVPLIPCLSIFINIYLMFQLDVFTWIRFATWLLIGFCIYGFYGINHSEQGKKDKADSKKLQQTYVEKFRIVTSF
- the Slif gene encoding cationic amino acid transporter 3 isoform X2, with protein sequence MTSRLWKTLSRKRVEEPEEVKDEQLARVLGLFDLTALGVGATLGLGVYVLAGSVAKDTAGPAVCISFLIAAIASAFAGMCYAEFAARVPKAGSAYVYSYVTVGEFIAFVIGWNLILEYVIGTASVARGLSNYIDALTGNVMGNTLRSLMPIDISFLSEYPDFFAFAMVMLLVVLLCVGVRESSILNNIFTVINLITIIIVIIAGSIKADSSNWFIASKDIPNSVKNGGTGGFMPFGISGVMTGAAKCFYGFVGFDTVATTGEEAKNPQRHIPLAIILSLVIIFVAYFGISTVLTMILPYYAQNADAPFPHAFDEIGWPVIKWIVNIGAVFALCTSLLGAMFPLPRVLYAMANDGIIFKILSKVHSKTMTPIHGTLLSGLLSGLMTLAFNLQQLIDMMSIGTLLAYTIVAICVLILRYQKDTNSDSAPAIPLMSSDYQSVNIFKELFNLHNQKEPTELSNRIANIGIALLCIVICIITFLISNMSAYLLAGNVVISVILVVFVIVLFLNLAAIGRQPIQKTKLSFKDFVSMDFMELITVSKVKKIRRIARNYNKLMWKSLE